In a single window of the Acinetobacter tibetensis genome:
- the paaK gene encoding phenylacetate--CoA ligase PaaK: MNNNAMEKIETVSVDELRSVQLERMKKTLQHAYQNSPVYKKKFDEAGVHPDDFKSLEDLAKFPFTTKKDLRDNYPFGMFAVPQEQIIRIHASSGTTGQPTVVGYTQNDINVWSDVVARSLRAAGLSNKDIIQVSYGYGLFTGGLGAHYGVERLGATVIPMSGGQTERQAQLIQDFKPTALMVTPSYCLNIIEALEKKFGSAKDCSIKTGIFGAEPWTNEMRREIEDRLGIDALDIYGLSEVMGPGVAMECLESKDGPTIWEDHFYPEIIHPETGEVLPDGELGELVFTTITKEGMPVIRYRTRDLTRLLPGTARTMRRMDKIVGRSDDMMIIRGVNVFPSQIEEQILHIPQLVPNYQIQICKKGHLDTLHIRAEMRRDVSETLTPQIAALLKAQIKTMVGISVMVEILPEGSLPRSEGKAQRVFDIRKSA; this comes from the coding sequence ATGAATAACAATGCAATGGAAAAAATCGAAACGGTATCAGTGGATGAATTACGTAGTGTGCAATTGGAGCGCATGAAAAAGACACTGCAACACGCCTATCAAAATAGCCCAGTCTATAAAAAGAAATTTGATGAAGCAGGGGTACATCCTGATGATTTCAAATCTTTAGAAGACTTAGCAAAATTTCCATTTACCACCAAAAAAGATTTACGTGATAACTATCCATTTGGCATGTTTGCTGTGCCACAAGAACAGATTATCCGTATTCATGCCTCATCGGGTACCACAGGTCAGCCGACTGTGGTGGGTTATACCCAAAATGATATTAATGTTTGGTCAGATGTCGTTGCACGTTCATTACGTGCGGCGGGATTGTCAAATAAAGATATTATTCAAGTGTCTTATGGCTACGGTCTGTTTACAGGCGGTCTGGGTGCGCATTATGGCGTGGAACGTTTGGGCGCAACCGTGATTCCTATGTCTGGTGGTCAAACAGAGCGCCAAGCCCAGCTCATTCAGGATTTTAAACCGACGGCATTGATGGTGACACCATCTTATTGCTTAAACATTATTGAAGCGCTAGAAAAGAAATTTGGTAGCGCAAAAGACTGTTCAATCAAAACGGGAATTTTTGGTGCTGAGCCATGGACCAATGAAATGCGTCGTGAGATTGAAGATCGTCTCGGTATTGATGCTTTGGACATTTATGGCTTATCGGAGGTGATGGGTCCCGGTGTCGCAATGGAATGTCTAGAAAGCAAAGATGGTCCAACCATTTGGGAAGATCATTTCTATCCAGAAATCATTCACCCTGAAACAGGCGAAGTATTGCCAGATGGTGAATTGGGCGAGTTAGTGTTCACGACCATTACCAAAGAAGGGATGCCCGTGATTCGTTACCGTACCCGTGACTTGACCCGTTTATTGCCGGGTACGGCACGCACCATGCGCCGTATGGATAAAATTGTGGGTCGTAGCGATGACATGATGATTATTCGTGGGGTAAATGTGTTCCCATCGCAAATTGAAGAGCAGATTTTACATATTCCACAATTGGTGCCGAACTACCAAATTCAAATTTGCAAAAAAGGACACTTGGATACTTTGCATATTCGTGCTGAAATGCGTAGAGATGTGAGTGAAACATTGACGCCGCAAATAGCTGCTTTATTGAAAGCCCAAATTAAAACCATGGTCGGTATTTCAGTCATGGTTGAAATTTTACCGGAAGGCAGCCTGCCACGTTCTGAGGGGAAAGCGCAACGCGTCTTTGATATTCGAAAATCGGCATAA
- the paaX gene encoding phenylacetic acid degradation operon negative regulatory protein PaaX — protein sequence MNLKLKQVIDDFISNEALSGTSLIMTIFGDCIFHRGGIISLASLIQLMDVFGFNERSVRTAVFRLVQNGWLISEKIGRTSYYRVTESSRQRFIMADQKIYSFTQQEWDQKWDLVLLSSVELENKVTLKKELEWLGFANIATNVMAYPGCDHLKLQNLLLSLKMTDQVVIFKAEALQLWQESYPTVKRMVEINWPVQELHQRYEKFISDFREFFNLVESEEELNPMQAFQIRILLIHQYRRILLKDPNLPFELLPSNWLSLNSRNLSSNLYQTVVLAGDEFFLDIARTSEGSMPPAHPQFYKRFGGLKQEEPSY from the coding sequence ATGAATCTAAAATTAAAACAAGTTATTGATGATTTCATTAGCAACGAAGCACTGAGCGGTACCTCGCTAATTATGACCATCTTTGGTGACTGTATTTTTCACCGTGGTGGCATTATTAGTCTGGCCAGCTTAATTCAGTTAATGGATGTGTTTGGTTTTAACGAGCGTTCAGTTCGTACAGCCGTATTTCGCCTTGTCCAAAATGGTTGGCTGATTTCCGAGAAAATAGGACGTACCAGTTACTACCGTGTCACGGAAAGCAGTCGCCAACGCTTTATTATGGCAGACCAGAAAATTTATAGTTTCACCCAACAAGAGTGGGACCAAAAATGGGATCTGGTCTTACTCAGTTCTGTTGAGCTGGAAAATAAAGTCACTTTGAAAAAAGAGTTGGAATGGCTCGGTTTTGCCAATATCGCCACCAATGTTATGGCGTATCCGGGTTGTGATCATCTGAAATTACAAAATTTGTTGCTTAGTTTAAAGATGACCGACCAAGTGGTGATCTTTAAAGCTGAAGCTTTACAGTTATGGCAAGAGTCTTATCCAACTGTGAAGCGCATGGTCGAAATCAATTGGCCTGTACAAGAGCTACATCAGCGTTATGAAAAGTTCATCAGTGATTTCAGAGAATTCTTTAATTTGGTCGAAAGCGAAGAAGAACTGAATCCGATGCAAGCGTTTCAGATTCGAATTTTATTGATTCATCAATATCGTCGAATTTTATTGAAAGATCCAAATTTACCCTTTGAATTATTGCCATCGAACTGGTTGTCGCTGAATTCACGTAATTTAAGCAGTAATCTCTATCAAACCGTGGTGCTGGCAGGGGATGAATTCTTCCTTGACATCGCACGGACGTCAGAAGGTTCAATGCCACCTGCACATCCACAATTCTATAAGCGTTTTGGTGGCTTAAAGCAGGAAGAGCCGAGTTACTAA
- a CDS encoding gamma carbonic anhydrase family protein, translating into MPCYAIDGVIPVVSPKAYVHPTAVLIGDVIVEEGAYIGPFAALRADFGGIHIHKNANVQDSCIIHGFPNNVTVVEEFGHIGHGAILHGCRIAKNVLIGMNSVILDEAIIGENTIVGANSTVKAKAEIPANSLVVGSPARVIRSLDEKEIAWKFKGTQQYMDLTLRCLNSLQEVEPLTENSATRLTHTHFNTDHVIKSKAG; encoded by the coding sequence ATGCCGTGTTATGCCATCGATGGTGTCATTCCCGTGGTTAGCCCAAAAGCTTATGTGCATCCCACAGCAGTTTTAATTGGGGATGTAATTGTTGAAGAAGGGGCTTATATTGGTCCTTTTGCTGCATTGCGCGCAGACTTTGGCGGCATTCATATTCATAAAAATGCCAATGTACAGGATTCCTGCATTATTCATGGTTTTCCGAACAATGTCACCGTGGTCGAAGAGTTTGGTCATATTGGACATGGTGCAATTTTGCATGGTTGCCGTATTGCTAAAAATGTCTTAATTGGCATGAACAGCGTAATTTTGGATGAAGCTATTATTGGTGAAAATACCATTGTCGGTGCCAATAGTACGGTGAAAGCCAAAGCTGAAATTCCAGCAAATTCCTTGGTGGTCGGTAGTCCTGCACGTGTGATTCGTAGTTTGGATGAAAAAGAAATTGCGTGGAAATTTAAGGGTACTCAGCAATATATGGATTTAACCCTACGCTGTTTAAACAGTCTACAAGAGGTTGAACCCTTAACGGAAAACTCAGCAACGCGTTTAACGCATACACATTTTAATACTGACCATGTAATTAAGAGTAAAGCGGGTTAA
- a CDS encoding DUF805 domain-containing protein has product MKGTLVDFNFQINEGVIQGDDGKRYSFFGSEWKDQTSPARGQNVDFAVNDLNQAINIYVLAARQPVFAKTNNQHTEQLQAEENFGLFDWTMKCLKNYANFSGRARRKEYWYFYLFQILIGLLIGLSLGIMGMSDNGIDAISGLLSLFFLLPTLAVGVRRLHDVNRSGWWMLLMFTIIGLIPLLIWAVSETKPESNQWGEPAK; this is encoded by the coding sequence ATGAAAGGTACATTAGTAGATTTTAATTTCCAGATTAATGAAGGCGTGATTCAAGGGGACGATGGAAAGCGCTACAGCTTTTTTGGTTCGGAATGGAAAGACCAGACTTCACCTGCACGTGGTCAAAATGTCGATTTTGCTGTGAATGATTTAAATCAGGCTATTAATATTTATGTGTTGGCCGCACGCCAACCCGTGTTCGCAAAAACAAATAATCAGCATACAGAACAATTGCAAGCCGAAGAGAATTTTGGTTTATTCGATTGGACCATGAAATGTTTAAAGAATTATGCCAATTTCTCAGGGCGCGCACGTCGTAAAGAATATTGGTACTTTTATCTTTTCCAAATTTTAATTGGACTGCTGATTGGTTTGAGTCTGGGGATTATGGGCATGAGTGACAATGGAATAGATGCTATCTCAGGCTTACTTTCACTGTTTTTTTTATTACCAACACTTGCAGTCGGAGTACGTCGCTTACATGATGTAAACCGTTCGGGGTGGTGGATGCTTTTGATGTTTACGATTATTGGTCTTATTCCATTGTTGATTTGGGCTGTTTCTGAAACTAAGCCTGAATCGAACCAGTGGGGAGAGCCAGCGAAGTAA
- a CDS encoding DUF2971 domain-containing protein — translation MQFYRFRTLDNLLGKRKELENQEIYFASPEQQNDPMEGYHDIYFQGDSVMWESFFKNYLFLLDEVFIQIQTQKPRSQFKEPNHIGISYEWNKLPKFRQAHLKNILEDFLSNNEIQDLISELSMNHRQFSLPEIKLYLPSIHSFAINSLNNIYSKLGLPIFKGKLNINNNLNKDFFLLRDQSENNNDEKLMFPYMLSIIEQQRILYKLTIKKLTAKSKFLIEGFPNFYIKQLMPLLYQKWYSACFMNKESSTSSSVWGSYGSNHTGICLIFNSEMKNESLTLGLYTPNFSNESNTYEQRLTPKKFYCIEYGKEPNSFNLFTSLGRINPLDLDRNWLINFKGEISYLRSSVFQNYNVWHESYHDTFIKNITRKSKDWRYENEYRLILDEFCYDYSNPKDRTLRYEFSSLHGLIFGINTPEKDKIKIIKLIYKKCIEHKRTDFKFYQAYFCHKTQSIQHMPLHLIKFKI, via the coding sequence ATGCAATTTTATAGATTTAGAACGTTAGATAATTTATTAGGTAAACGTAAAGAATTAGAAAATCAGGAAATTTACTTTGCCTCACCTGAGCAACAAAATGACCCTATGGAGGGCTATCATGACATTTATTTTCAAGGCGATAGTGTCATGTGGGAAAGCTTTTTTAAAAACTATCTATTTTTATTAGATGAGGTTTTTATTCAAATACAAACTCAAAAACCTCGATCTCAATTTAAAGAACCGAATCATATCGGAATATCTTATGAATGGAATAAATTACCTAAGTTTAGACAAGCTCACTTAAAAAATATTTTGGAAGACTTTTTATCAAATAATGAAATTCAAGATTTAATTTCAGAATTAAGTATGAATCACAGACAATTCTCGTTACCTGAGATAAAACTGTATCTTCCGTCAATTCATTCATTCGCAATCAATAGTTTAAATAACATTTATTCTAAACTTGGTCTACCAATCTTCAAGGGAAAATTAAATATAAACAACAATCTCAATAAAGATTTTTTTTTATTGCGTGATCAAAGTGAAAATAATAATGATGAGAAATTAATGTTTCCATATATGTTATCCATTATTGAACAACAAAGAATTTTATATAAATTAACTATTAAAAAATTAACAGCAAAAAGTAAATTTTTAATTGAAGGTTTTCCTAATTTTTACATAAAACAGCTAATGCCTTTACTGTATCAAAAATGGTATTCAGCATGCTTCATGAATAAAGAATCCAGCACATCTTCATCCGTCTGGGGATCATATGGATCAAACCATACAGGTATCTGTTTAATCTTCAATTCAGAAATGAAAAATGAGTCTTTAACTTTAGGGTTATATACTCCTAATTTCAGTAATGAATCCAATACATATGAGCAAAGACTTACACCAAAAAAGTTTTATTGTATCGAATATGGCAAAGAACCTAATTCTTTTAATTTGTTTACATCTTTAGGTCGTATTAACCCACTTGACTTAGATAGAAATTGGCTAATAAATTTTAAAGGTGAAATCAGTTATCTACGAAGCTCAGTTTTTCAAAACTATAATGTTTGGCATGAAAGCTATCATGATACTTTTATCAAAAATATAACTAGAAAATCAAAAGATTGGCGTTATGAAAATGAATATAGATTGATTTTGGATGAGTTTTGCTATGACTACTCAAATCCGAAAGATAGGACATTAAGGTACGAATTTTCTTCTTTACACGGGCTAATTTTTGGAATTAATACTCCTGAAAAAGATAAAATTAAAATCATTAAACTAATCTATAAAAAGTGTATAGAACACAAGCGAACTGATTTTAAGTTTTACCAAGCATATTTTTGCCATAAAACTCAATCCATACAACATATGCCCCTGCATCTTATAAAATTTAAAATTTGA
- the metG gene encoding methionine--tRNA ligase, translated as MRNILVTNALPYANGPIHMGHLLGYIQADIWVRAMRAMGHDVTYVCADDAHGTAIMLRAEANGISPEQQIANVQKEHIRDFDGFGVHFDHYDSTHSDENRSRASEIYVKNREAGNIAIRPVNQLFDPEKGMFLSDRFIKGTCPKCKSEDQYGDACEVCGTTYNATELLNPKSTLSGATPVEKSSDHYFFKLPNFSEYLQKWTRDQGRLPVSIANKLDEWFEAGLSDWDISRDAPYFGFEIPDAPNKYFYVWVDAPIGYMSSFENYIKAKRPDLSFDDFWKKDSDKEVYHFIGKDIVYFHALFWPAMLEGANYRTPSGLFVNGFLTVNGQKMSKSRGTFIKAETYLEHLNPEYLRYYFASKLSDKVEDSDLNLDDFVQKVNSDLVGKVVNIASRCAKFINTKFDNKLSATCAEPELVQSFIDAGASIAAQYESREFSAAIREIMALADKANQYIDEKKPWALAKVEGEEQQVHDVCSVGINLFRQLAVYLAPVLPTLASQVQEFLKLDRFDFASAKTALVDHEIALFQPLMQRVDPKAVAAMVDASKDSLAAAAEPVKVEKKKEKKAEKKPEPKVGEAEIIGIEDFMKVDLRVAEVLEAAMVEGSDKLLQLTLNVGEAEPRNVFSGIREFYQPEDLKGKLVVMVANLAPRKMRFGISNGMVLAAGNGEGVWVISPESGAKPGDKVS; from the coding sequence GTGCGTAATATTTTAGTCACTAACGCCCTACCATACGCCAATGGCCCTATCCATATGGGTCACTTACTCGGTTATATCCAAGCAGATATCTGGGTTCGTGCCATGCGTGCGATGGGACATGATGTGACTTATGTCTGTGCGGATGATGCTCATGGTACAGCCATTATGCTACGTGCCGAAGCCAATGGCATTTCTCCAGAACAACAAATTGCCAATGTGCAAAAAGAACACATCCGTGACTTTGATGGTTTTGGCGTGCATTTCGACCATTATGATTCAACCCATAGTGATGAAAACCGCTCTCGTGCCTCTGAAATTTATGTGAAAAACCGTGAAGCAGGCAATATTGCAATCCGTCCTGTCAACCAGCTTTTTGACCCTGAAAAAGGCATGTTCTTATCGGATCGTTTCATTAAAGGCACGTGCCCGAAATGTAAGTCGGAAGATCAATATGGTGATGCTTGCGAAGTCTGCGGTACAACTTACAACGCAACTGAACTTTTAAACCCAAAATCGACTTTAAGTGGTGCGACGCCTGTAGAGAAATCTTCAGATCATTACTTCTTTAAACTGCCGAATTTCTCAGAATATTTGCAAAAATGGACGCGTGACCAAGGTCGCCTCCCTGTTTCAATTGCCAACAAACTGGATGAATGGTTTGAAGCAGGTTTATCGGATTGGGATATTTCTCGTGATGCACCGTATTTCGGTTTTGAAATTCCAGATGCACCAAACAAGTATTTCTATGTTTGGGTAGACGCACCGATTGGTTATATGTCGAGTTTTGAAAACTACATTAAAGCTAAACGTCCTGATTTAAGTTTTGACGATTTTTGGAAGAAAGACTCTGACAAAGAAGTCTATCACTTCATTGGTAAAGACATCGTTTACTTCCACGCGCTGTTCTGGCCTGCAATGCTTGAAGGTGCAAACTACCGTACGCCATCAGGTTTATTCGTCAATGGTTTCTTGACTGTAAACGGTCAGAAGATGTCGAAGTCTCGCGGGACATTCATCAAAGCTGAAACGTATTTAGAGCATTTAAACCCTGAATATTTACGTTACTACTTCGCGTCTAAACTTTCAGACAAAGTTGAAGACTCTGATTTGAACTTGGATGATTTCGTTCAGAAAGTAAACTCAGATCTAGTTGGTAAAGTAGTCAACATTGCCAGCCGTTGTGCAAAATTCATCAACACCAAGTTTGATAATAAATTATCAGCAACTTGTGCAGAGCCTGAATTGGTACAAAGCTTTATTGATGCAGGTGCTTCAATTGCCGCTCAATATGAGTCACGTGAGTTCTCTGCTGCGATTCGTGAAATCATGGCGCTTGCAGATAAAGCCAACCAATATATCGATGAGAAAAAACCTTGGGCTTTAGCGAAAGTTGAAGGCGAAGAGCAACAAGTACACGATGTTTGTTCGGTGGGAATTAACCTGTTCCGTCAACTTGCCGTTTACTTGGCACCTGTACTTCCGACTTTAGCTTCTCAAGTGCAAGAGTTCTTAAAACTAGACCGCTTTGACTTTGCTTCAGCGAAAACTGCATTAGTAGATCATGAAATTGCATTGTTCCAACCTTTAATGCAACGTGTAGACCCGAAAGCGGTTGCTGCAATGGTTGATGCTTCTAAAGACTCTTTAGCGGCTGCGGCTGAACCTGTAAAAGTTGAGAAGAAGAAAGAAAAGAAAGCCGAGAAGAAGCCAGAGCCAAAAGTTGGCGAGGCTGAAATTATTGGTATCGAAGACTTTATGAAAGTTGACCTTCGTGTCGCTGAAGTTTTAGAAGCCGCAATGGTAGAAGGTTCAGACAAACTGCTTCAATTGACTTTAAATGTGGGTGAAGCTGAACCACGTAACGTATTTAGCGGTATTCGTGAGTTCTACCAACCAGAAGACTTAAAAGGCAAATTGGTGGTGATGGTGGCAAACCTTGCACCGCGTAAGATGCGTTTTGGTATTTCTAACGGTATGGTGCTTGCAGCAGGTAATGGCGAAGGTGTTTGGGTGATTTCACCTGAATCTGGCGCTAAACCAGGTGATAAAGTGTCTTAA
- the apbC gene encoding iron-sulfur cluster carrier protein ApbC, whose translation MSWLSSLKSVFSPAQEVKEEEIQQVLQQYLLPNSNHALKDRISQINVQGRVLQITINTYPEEADHLQQIHDDLADALEKCGIQELNMHVIQQKTGHKVGGCGHNHAQGESCSSPAKPEKTNLPPVMDAAASTQTETETDPNNPPIAKAAPQQRDVPKHPRIQNVILVSSGKGGVGKSTTTVNLALALQQLGLKVGVLDADIYGPSIPTMLGNAGKTPMIEAENFVPLDAYGLAVLSIGHLTGDNNTPVAWRGPKATGALMQLFNQTLWPDLDVLMIDMPPGTGDIQLTLAQRIPVTGAVIVTTPQNVALLDATKGIELFNRVHIPVMGVIENMSTHICSNCGFEEQIFGTGGGDKLSEQYHIPLLGRLPLDAAIRENADAGQPSVIVGDAAAESYLAIAEKIVAQLTKSDKDKNRIF comes from the coding sequence ATGTCGTGGCTTTCTTCACTTAAATCTGTTTTTTCACCCGCTCAGGAGGTGAAAGAAGAAGAAATCCAGCAAGTTTTACAACAATATCTTCTGCCGAATTCAAATCACGCATTAAAAGACCGTATTTCGCAAATTAATGTGCAAGGTCGAGTCTTACAAATCACCATTAATACCTACCCTGAAGAAGCCGATCATTTACAGCAAATTCATGATGATCTGGCAGATGCCCTTGAAAAATGTGGCATTCAGGAACTCAATATGCATGTAATTCAGCAAAAAACAGGACATAAGGTGGGTGGCTGTGGGCATAATCATGCGCAAGGCGAAAGCTGTTCAAGCCCTGCTAAACCAGAAAAAACCAATTTACCGCCAGTCATGGATGCTGCTGCATCGACTCAGACTGAAACAGAAACCGATCCGAATAATCCTCCAATTGCCAAAGCAGCCCCGCAACAGCGCGATGTGCCGAAGCATCCACGTATTCAGAATGTGATTTTAGTGTCTTCTGGTAAAGGTGGTGTCGGTAAATCAACGACGACAGTCAATTTGGCGTTGGCATTGCAGCAATTGGGACTAAAAGTTGGTGTATTAGATGCCGACATTTATGGCCCAAGTATTCCTACCATGTTGGGCAATGCGGGTAAAACCCCAATGATTGAAGCGGAAAACTTTGTTCCGCTTGATGCGTATGGACTTGCTGTACTTTCGATTGGGCATTTAACTGGTGACAATAATACCCCTGTGGCATGGCGTGGTCCTAAAGCAACAGGTGCATTAATGCAATTATTCAATCAAACCTTATGGCCAGATTTGGATGTGCTAATGATTGATATGCCTCCAGGAACTGGAGATATTCAATTGACTTTGGCACAGCGTATTCCAGTGACTGGCGCAGTGATTGTGACCACGCCACAAAATGTCGCACTCTTGGATGCGACCAAAGGCATTGAATTGTTCAATCGTGTGCACATTCCAGTGATGGGTGTGATTGAAAATATGTCGACCCATATTTGCTCGAATTGTGGATTTGAAGAACAAATTTTTGGTACAGGTGGGGGAGATAAACTGTCAGAGCAATATCACATTCCATTGTTGGGACGTTTACCGCTCGATGCAGCCATCCGTGAAAATGCAGATGCAGGTCAGCCCTCTGTTATTGTTGGTGATGCTGCGGCAGAAAGCTACTTGGCGATTGCGGAAAAAATCGTGGCACAATTAACCAAGTCGGATAAAGATAAAAATCGAATTTTCTAA
- a CDS encoding DUF2062 domain-containing protein produces the protein MAKKFFQSWLPSPEKVNQLKFMRIFGQRTLNPVLWYVNRKSISHAVFIGTFWGILPVPFHSVFIVFTVLLIEVNLPLSLTLAWLSNPLTVVPILYLGFWLGSKIFQVNMIDKDMILGVLHQILNWVKNFGHGHIDLHLAKILMTGLVLEALLTAFILYICTRIIWRWSVLRKWNKRFHP, from the coding sequence ATGGCAAAGAAATTTTTCCAATCGTGGCTTCCCTCTCCTGAAAAAGTCAATCAACTGAAGTTTATGCGGATTTTTGGTCAACGCACCTTGAATCCTGTGCTTTGGTACGTCAATCGAAAATCTATTTCCCATGCCGTTTTTATTGGTACTTTTTGGGGCATTCTACCTGTGCCATTTCACAGTGTGTTTATTGTGTTCACAGTATTATTGATTGAAGTGAACCTCCCACTGAGCCTAACCCTTGCATGGTTATCTAACCCGCTCACTGTCGTACCCATTTTATATTTGGGCTTCTGGTTAGGCAGTAAAATTTTTCAAGTCAATATGATTGATAAAGATATGATTTTAGGGGTATTACACCAGATTTTGAACTGGGTTAAAAACTTTGGGCATGGTCATATTGACTTGCATCTTGCCAAAATTTTAATGACAGGCTTAGTATTAGAAGCATTGTTAACTGCATTTATTCTTTATATTTGCACACGTATTATTTGGCGCTGGTCAGTTCTGCGTAAATGGAATAAAAGATTTCATCCCTAA
- a CDS encoding LysE family translocator, translated as MVSLFFIGLVVSLLLTPGPTNTLLASSGIQVGIRKSFRLIPAEAFGYLISITVWGIIIGTVSRHYPVIPTALKLFSASYILFLAVKLWKTADVEESFNQPTIRARELFCATLLNPKALLFASAIFPAVVWINVDAYIAHMLVFLILIVPIAFFWTFIGSILASNRVRWLTKSNLQKTASIVLVSFSIPLSYSALLNL; from the coding sequence ATGGTTTCTTTGTTTTTTATAGGATTGGTGGTTTCTTTATTATTAACCCCAGGTCCTACCAATACTCTACTTGCTTCATCTGGTATTCAGGTCGGCATTCGAAAATCATTTCGTCTTATTCCTGCAGAAGCATTTGGTTATCTAATTTCTATAACCGTATGGGGTATCATTATTGGTACCGTATCGCGTCATTATCCTGTCATTCCGACTGCACTGAAACTTTTTAGCGCTAGCTATATTTTATTTTTAGCCGTTAAACTATGGAAAACGGCAGATGTAGAAGAAAGTTTTAATCAACCAACCATTCGTGCTCGTGAGCTATTTTGTGCAACTTTGTTGAATCCTAAAGCACTTTTATTTGCATCTGCTATTTTTCCAGCAGTTGTTTGGATCAATGTAGATGCTTACATTGCACATATGTTGGTATTTTTGATTTTGATTGTTCCTATTGCTTTTTTCTGGACTTTTATTGGTTCGATCTTGGCATCCAACCGAGTACGTTGGTTAACTAAATCTAATCTGCAAAAAACAGCATCGATTGTGTTGGTTAGTTTTTCTATTCCATTGAGTTATTCGGCTTTATTAAACCTTTAA
- the dcd gene encoding dCTP deaminase has product MAIKSDRWIREMSEKHGMIEPYAENQVRLDENGEKLISYGVSSYGYDVRCAREFKVFTNVHSAIVDPKHFDEKSFIDIESDVCIIPPNSFALARTVEYFRIPRNVLTVCLGKSTYARCGIIVNVTPLEPEWEGHVTLEFSNTTNLPARIYAGEGVAQMLFFESDEVCETSYKDRGGKYQGQTGVTLPKA; this is encoded by the coding sequence ATGGCTATTAAGTCTGATCGTTGGATTCGCGAAATGAGCGAAAAACACGGCATGATTGAACCGTATGCGGAAAATCAGGTACGTTTGGATGAGAATGGCGAAAAGCTCATTTCTTATGGCGTGTCGAGTTATGGCTATGATGTTCGTTGTGCGCGTGAATTTAAAGTGTTCACCAATGTTCACTCTGCAATTGTAGATCCAAAACATTTCGATGAAAAAAGTTTTATCGATATCGAGTCTGATGTTTGCATCATTCCACCAAACTCATTTGCTTTAGCGCGTACTGTGGAGTATTTCCGTATTCCCCGTAATGTGTTAACCGTATGTCTTGGCAAGTCGACTTATGCACGCTGCGGTATTATTGTAAACGTGACGCCGTTAGAGCCTGAGTGGGAAGGTCATGTCACGCTTGAGTTTTCCAACACCACCAATTTACCTGCGCGTATTTATGCAGGTGAAGGTGTTGCGCAAATGCTGTTTTTTGAGAGTGATGAAGTGTGTGAGACTTCTTATAAAGACCGTGGTGGTAAGTACCAAGGTCAAACGGGTGTAACTTTACCGAAAGCTTAA